In Hevea brasiliensis isolate MT/VB/25A 57/8 chromosome 13, ASM3005281v1, whole genome shotgun sequence, a single genomic region encodes these proteins:
- the LOC110658398 gene encoding membrane steroid-binding protein 2: MALQLWETLKEAITVYTGLSPATFFTVLALALAVYYVISGFFGSSDNHPRPRSVEEQMQPLPPPVQLGEITEEELKQYDGSDPKKPLLMAIKGQIYDISQSRMFYGPGGPYALFAGKDASRALAKMSFEDKDLTGDISGLGPFELDALQDWEYKFMSKYVKVGTIKKSVPVTDEAASAGEPAETKEADVSKPAEDGPSAHGAVETPPGAEANE, from the exons atggcTTTGCAGCTGTGGGAGACCCTCAAGGAAGCAATCACCGTCTACACGGGTCTCTCTCCAGCCACCTTCTTTACAGTTCTGGCTTTGGCTTTGGCCGTCTACTATGTGATATCTGGGTTCTTTGGATCCTCGGATAATCATCCAAGGCCTAGAAGCGTTGAGGAGCAGATGCAACCTCTGCCTCCTCCTGTTCAGCTTGGTGAGATTACTGAGGAGGAGCTCAAGCAATATGATGGCTCTGATCCTAAGAAGCCTCTGCTCATGGCTATTAAGGGTCAGATCTATGACATCTCTCAGAGCAG GATGTTTTATGGACCTGGTGGACCTTATGCATTATTTGCGGGAAAGGATGCCAGCAGAGCGCTGGCAAAGATGTCCTTTGAAGACAAAGATTTGACTGGTGATATCTCTGGTCTTGGTCCATTCGAGTTGGATGCCTTGCAGGATTGGGAGTACAAGTTCATGAGCAAGTATGTTAAAGTCGGAACTATTAAGAAGTCTGTTCCAGTAACTGATGAAGCTGCTTCTGCTGGCGAACCTGCAGAAACTAAAGAAGCAGATGTTTCCAAGCCTGCAGAAGATGGTCCATCAGCTCATGGAGCTGTGGAAACTCCTCCGGGTGCTGAAGCCAATGAGTAA